A genome region from Nocardioides cynanchi includes the following:
- the gcvT gene encoding glycine cleavage system aminomethyltransferase GcvT: MADETSAGAPLLQSPLHDRHVALGAKLAEFGGWSMPLEYPTGVVAEHTAVREAVGVFDVSHLGKVMVTGPGAAAYVDATLSNDLGRIRPGKAQYTLCCDDATGGIVDDLIAYLHDDEHVLLVPNAANSAEVCRRLSAGPPEGVKILDHHTQYAVLAVQGTKSDEVLEAIGFPTGHEYMSFVEAEFQDTGVVVCRTGYTGERGYELIALNEVAGALWDALLAAGAPLGMLPCGLGARDTLRTEMGYPLHGQDITIDVTPNQANLGWAVGWKKDAFWGRAPLMAEKEAGPVRRLRGLVALERGIPRPGMSVSLSPDVPLCEITSGTFSPTLRKGIGMALVPTFVDAEAELGVQIRTRREIFASTRLPFVDTSVRES; encoded by the coding sequence ATGGCCGACGAGACCAGCGCGGGAGCGCCGCTCCTGCAGTCGCCGTTGCACGACCGCCACGTCGCGCTCGGAGCCAAGCTCGCGGAGTTCGGCGGCTGGTCGATGCCGCTGGAGTACCCCACCGGGGTCGTCGCCGAGCACACCGCGGTCCGCGAGGCGGTCGGCGTCTTCGACGTCAGCCACCTCGGGAAGGTGATGGTCACCGGCCCCGGCGCCGCGGCCTACGTCGACGCGACGCTGAGCAACGACCTCGGCAGGATCCGGCCGGGCAAGGCGCAGTACACCCTGTGCTGCGATGACGCGACCGGCGGCATCGTCGACGACCTGATCGCCTACTTACACGACGACGAGCACGTGCTGCTGGTGCCCAACGCGGCCAACTCCGCCGAAGTGTGCCGACGGCTCTCGGCCGGCCCGCCCGAGGGCGTGAAGATCCTCGACCACCACACGCAGTACGCCGTGCTGGCGGTACAGGGCACGAAGTCCGACGAGGTCCTCGAGGCGATCGGCTTCCCGACCGGCCACGAGTACATGTCGTTCGTCGAGGCCGAGTTCCAGGACACCGGCGTCGTGGTCTGCCGGACCGGCTACACGGGGGAGCGGGGCTACGAGCTGATCGCCCTCAACGAGGTGGCCGGCGCGCTGTGGGACGCCCTGCTCGCGGCGGGCGCGCCGCTCGGGATGCTGCCCTGCGGTCTCGGCGCCCGCGACACCCTGCGCACCGAGATGGGCTACCCGCTGCACGGGCAGGACATCACCATCGACGTGACGCCCAACCAGGCCAACCTCGGCTGGGCGGTCGGCTGGAAGAAGGACGCGTTCTGGGGTCGCGCGCCGCTGATGGCGGAGAAGGAGGCGGGGCCAGTGCGCCGGCTGCGCGGCCTGGTCGCGCTGGAGCGCGGCATCCCGCGGCCAGGCATGAGTGTCAGCCTGTCGCCCGACGTGCCCCTGTGCGAGATCACCTCCGGCACCTTCTCGCCGACTCTGCGCAAGGGGATCGGGATGGCGCTGGTGCCGACCTTCGTCGACGCCGAGGCCGAGCTCGGCGTGCAGATCCGCACTCGCCGCGAGATCTTCGCCTCGACCAGGCTGCCGTTCGTCGACACCTCGGTCCGGGAGTCCTGA
- a CDS encoding aminoglycoside adenylyltransferase domain-containing protein gives MTAASLPAPADAVCTTFLAAVPRGLVTGLYVHGGIGFGEWVEGHSDVDFVATLAVRPGPVERAALARAHRVVAERHGGAPYLDGPHLLASDLSSPPDECPDVPTVFEHDFVDHGRFELGPVAWHELARHGVTVAGPTLDTLEIWTDDAALRAHTVDNLDTYWRGQAAYCAGNPDGAASDFACEWVVPGVARLHHLLVTGEQTAKSLAARWGLGFYPERWHRVLRESLRVREGVGEPEYDDLSDRGADVAAFVAYVVDAGVSSPTGTSTPTRLPSGASGQAQSGS, from the coding sequence GTGACTGCTGCATCCCTGCCCGCTCCGGCGGATGCCGTCTGTACGACGTTCCTCGCGGCCGTGCCCCGCGGCCTCGTGACCGGCCTCTACGTGCACGGCGGCATCGGCTTCGGCGAGTGGGTCGAGGGGCACAGCGACGTCGACTTCGTCGCGACCCTGGCGGTTCGCCCGGGTCCGGTCGAGCGCGCTGCCCTGGCCCGCGCCCACCGGGTGGTGGCCGAGCGGCACGGTGGTGCGCCGTACCTCGACGGGCCGCACCTGCTGGCCTCCGACCTGTCCTCGCCACCGGACGAGTGCCCCGATGTGCCCACGGTGTTCGAGCACGACTTCGTCGACCACGGTCGCTTCGAGCTCGGGCCGGTGGCCTGGCACGAGCTGGCCCGGCACGGCGTCACCGTCGCCGGGCCGACGCTGGACACCCTGGAGATCTGGACCGACGACGCCGCCCTGCGGGCCCACACCGTCGACAACCTCGACACCTACTGGCGCGGGCAGGCGGCCTACTGCGCGGGCAACCCCGACGGTGCCGCCTCGGACTTCGCCTGCGAGTGGGTCGTGCCCGGCGTCGCCCGGCTGCACCACCTCCTGGTCACCGGCGAGCAGACCGCCAAGTCGCTCGCCGCCCGCTGGGGGCTCGGGTTCTACCCCGAGCGGTGGCACCGCGTCCTGCGCGAGTCGCTGCGGGTGCGCGAGGGCGTGGGCGAGCCGGAGTACGACGACCTGTCCGACCGGGGAGCCGACGTCGCCGCCTTCGTGGCCTACGTCGTGGACGCCGGCGTCAGCTCGCCGACCGGCACCTCCACGCCGACCCGGTTGCCCAGCGGGGCGAGCGGGCAGGCCCAGTCGGGGTCGTAG
- a CDS encoding methyltransferase family protein, which yields MTSDTGPAFRLWPPVSVGAPLTAGLLVSGLVADPLPRSSLTTGLGWLLVAFFGAWNGWALLALARHRTALLPGGATRTIIESGPFARSRNPLYVGLLVLSAGLALFAGSLWALVALPLEWGLLRWGAVLPEERYLAGKFGTDYADYCGRVRRWL from the coding sequence ATGACGTCGGACACGGGCCCGGCCTTCCGGTTGTGGCCGCCGGTGTCGGTGGGCGCTCCCCTGACGGCCGGGCTGCTGGTCTCGGGCCTGGTCGCCGACCCGCTCCCGAGGTCGTCCCTGACGACCGGCCTCGGGTGGCTGCTCGTCGCGTTCTTCGGTGCCTGGAACGGGTGGGCGCTGCTCGCCCTGGCCCGCCACCGGACGGCGCTCCTGCCCGGCGGGGCGACCAGGACGATCATCGAGAGCGGGCCCTTCGCCCGCTCTCGCAACCCGTTGTACGTCGGTCTGCTCGTCCTGTCGGCCGGGCTCGCGCTCTTCGCCGGCTCGCTGTGGGCCCTGGTCGCGCTACCCCTCGAGTGGGGCCTGCTGAGGTGGGGAGCGGTGCTGCCCGAGGAGCGCTACCTGGCCGGGAAGTTCGGCACGGACTACGCGGACTACTGCGGTCGGGTGCGTCGCTGGCTGTGA
- a CDS encoding acyltransferase family protein has protein sequence MSTTPAPWRLGHRPALDGLRGVAVVIVVADHTGYLPEPAGGIGVVVFFVLSGFLITRMIGESRDAGSWSLGAFVANRFVRLFPALALMVTVVSAVLLVQGFPVEEMADRAVPALTYVQNMEPATSFSVFGQTWSLGVEEQFYLAWPLVLPWVLGRARPRIVLAVAIAASAAAMIASGRDWLPMHAYALLAGCLLALVGPLRPHAWLVPAGALGLLVSIDLAPSLDRIYVYGPLVATPAAVLLVAGAVPGDRMLALAPLRFVGRISYAVYLWHVPLLRLTGTTYGRADALLPIAVAVALAIASTLVVEEPLRRAWRASRTTSQPATHPTAVVRVVRAELPGQVALLGQHRSPPQQAPLEG, from the coding sequence ATGAGCACGACGCCTGCTCCGTGGCGGCTCGGGCACCGGCCCGCGCTGGACGGGCTGCGCGGGGTCGCGGTGGTCATCGTCGTGGCGGACCACACCGGCTACCTGCCCGAGCCCGCCGGCGGGATCGGCGTCGTGGTGTTCTTCGTGCTCTCCGGCTTCCTGATCACGCGCATGATCGGGGAGTCCCGCGACGCCGGCTCGTGGTCGCTGGGCGCGTTCGTGGCGAACCGGTTCGTCCGGCTGTTTCCCGCGCTCGCGCTGATGGTCACGGTGGTCTCGGCGGTCCTCCTGGTGCAGGGGTTCCCGGTCGAGGAGATGGCCGACCGGGCGGTTCCGGCGCTGACCTATGTGCAGAACATGGAGCCCGCGACGAGCTTCTCGGTCTTCGGCCAGACCTGGTCGCTGGGCGTCGAGGAGCAGTTCTACCTGGCCTGGCCACTCGTCCTGCCGTGGGTGCTGGGTCGGGCCCGGCCCCGGATCGTCCTGGCGGTGGCGATCGCAGCCTCGGCGGCGGCGATGATCGCCTCCGGTCGCGACTGGCTGCCGATGCACGCCTACGCGCTGCTGGCCGGGTGTCTGCTGGCGCTGGTCGGACCGCTCCGGCCGCACGCCTGGCTGGTGCCCGCGGGGGCACTGGGGCTGCTCGTCTCGATCGACCTGGCACCGTCGTTGGACCGGATCTACGTCTACGGCCCGCTCGTCGCCACGCCCGCCGCCGTCCTCCTGGTTGCCGGTGCGGTGCCCGGCGACCGGATGCTCGCACTGGCCCCGCTGCGCTTCGTCGGGCGGATCTCGTACGCCGTGTACCTCTGGCACGTGCCGCTGCTCCGGCTCACCGGCACCACCTACGGCCGCGCCGACGCGCTGCTGCCGATCGCGGTCGCCGTCGCGCTGGCGATCGCCTCCACGCTGGTCGTGGAGGAGCCGCTGCGGCGCGCCTGGCGGGCGAGTCGCACCACCTCACAGCCAGCGACGCACCCGACCGCAGTAGTCCGCGTAGTCCGTGCCGAACTTCCCGGCCAGGTAGCGCTCCTCGGGCAGCACCGCTCCCCACCTCAGCAGGCCCCACTCGAGGGGTAG
- a CDS encoding MFS transporter codes for MSRLGPSLRRLIPPTPLSRRLATQSLLFATAEGTFLTGSAVFFTQVVGLRATQVGLGLTIAGVVSFLVAYPAGKLTDRLGPKRMWSVGAFVAATMFAAWPFIGSFAGYVTMVVCFEIVENAAGAGRNAYILDVMPEQERVATQAYMYSALNVGFTLGAVIGGVALAFDNLTVMRWMPLFTLAIGLANAVFIARLPRAPHDLARTSADSGTPRVKPRGPGPLRNVGWMLGSLFLGAMWSNQVLLNVVIPLWLVQATDAPHWLLAWLFGTNTVLCIFLPAYTSRGVATMSDALRSIRISGAFFVLACLITMATHSTAGFLTIFLVWLGHVAVTGAELYTSAASWAFQAKLMDPERRGEYGGVAEVFGTLGGRWAPAVYTFLAMSWHPAGLPGAGWLVIAAVAVIAVAGLHPSTRMAERFLAREGIVVDEVPDEAAPLPSLVHGATGALAADDVEVLR; via the coding sequence GTGTCTCGTCTCGGACCTTCCCTACGCCGGCTGATCCCGCCGACGCCGCTGTCGCGCCGCCTGGCGACCCAGTCGCTGCTGTTCGCGACCGCCGAGGGCACCTTCCTGACCGGGTCGGCGGTGTTCTTCACCCAGGTGGTCGGGCTGCGCGCGACGCAGGTGGGCCTGGGTCTCACCATCGCCGGCGTGGTGTCGTTCCTGGTCGCCTACCCGGCCGGCAAGCTCACCGACCGCCTGGGCCCGAAGCGGATGTGGTCCGTCGGTGCGTTCGTCGCGGCGACGATGTTCGCCGCCTGGCCCTTCATCGGCAGCTTCGCCGGCTACGTGACCATGGTGGTCTGCTTCGAGATCGTCGAGAACGCCGCCGGCGCCGGGCGCAACGCCTACATCCTCGACGTGATGCCCGAGCAGGAGCGGGTGGCCACTCAGGCGTACATGTACTCCGCCCTCAACGTCGGCTTCACGCTCGGCGCGGTGATCGGCGGCGTCGCGCTGGCCTTCGACAACCTGACCGTGATGCGGTGGATGCCGTTGTTCACCCTCGCGATCGGCCTGGCCAACGCCGTCTTCATCGCCCGGCTGCCGCGGGCGCCGCACGACCTCGCCCGGACCTCCGCCGACTCGGGTACGCCGCGGGTGAAGCCGCGCGGACCCGGGCCGCTGCGCAACGTCGGCTGGATGCTGGGCAGCCTGTTCCTGGGCGCCATGTGGAGCAACCAGGTGCTGCTCAACGTCGTGATCCCGCTCTGGCTCGTGCAGGCCACCGACGCCCCGCACTGGCTGCTGGCCTGGCTGTTCGGCACCAACACGGTGCTGTGCATCTTCCTGCCGGCCTACACCTCGCGCGGCGTGGCGACGATGTCCGACGCCCTGCGCTCGATCCGGATCTCGGGCGCCTTCTTCGTGCTGGCCTGCCTGATCACGATGGCCACCCACAGCACCGCGGGCTTTCTGACCATCTTCCTGGTCTGGCTCGGCCACGTCGCCGTGACCGGTGCCGAGCTCTACACCTCTGCTGCCAGCTGGGCGTTCCAGGCCAAGCTGATGGACCCCGAGCGACGGGGCGAGTACGGCGGGGTGGCCGAGGTGTTCGGCACCCTCGGCGGTCGCTGGGCGCCCGCGGTCTACACCTTCCTGGCGATGTCCTGGCACCCCGCTGGGCTGCCCGGAGCCGGCTGGCTGGTGATCGCGGCGGTCGCGGTCATCGCGGTCGCCGGGCTGCACCCGTCGACCCGGATGGCCGAGCGGTTCCTCGCGCGCGAGGGCATCGTCGTCGACGAGGTCCCGGACGAGGCCGCACCGCTCCCCTCGCTGGTCCACGGCGCGACCGGCGCCCTGGCCGCCGACGACGTGGAGGTGCTGCGGTAG
- a CDS encoding sulfotransferase family protein: MPLPPDFFLIGAPKAGTSALHSALARHPGLHLSPIKEPKYYLCGDSPPPAYKGPGDAHSNQEWVWQRGRYLDLFAGAPDGVPRGESTPFYLYNRDARRRIAVDNPDAKLVAVLRDPVDRAYSNWMHLWMDGLEPVADVVEAVRREPARLDAGWAPFWHYQGLGMYGRQVADLLDHFPREQVLLLRYKQLVDEPLATLDRVCTFLGVTSAPVDEVPQDNSRRFVQQGPRTKALSSVIRTGATVAQFFPPEVWRKVSKPLVDQLQRGGDPSRPRLTPEQRETLLEPHLPDIELLERVSGESFADWKGYRDGGTFGSRRAKEGAGA; encoded by the coding sequence ATGCCGCTGCCGCCGGACTTCTTCCTGATCGGTGCCCCGAAGGCGGGCACCAGTGCCCTGCACTCCGCCCTGGCCCGTCACCCCGGCCTGCATCTCTCGCCGATCAAGGAGCCGAAGTACTACCTGTGCGGCGACAGCCCGCCGCCGGCGTACAAGGGACCGGGCGACGCTCACAGCAACCAGGAGTGGGTCTGGCAGCGCGGCCGCTACCTCGATCTCTTCGCAGGCGCGCCGGACGGCGTACCGCGCGGCGAGAGCACGCCGTTCTACCTGTACAACCGCGACGCCCGGCGCCGGATCGCCGTCGACAACCCGGACGCGAAGCTGGTCGCGGTGCTCCGCGACCCGGTGGACCGCGCGTACAGCAACTGGATGCACCTGTGGATGGACGGTCTGGAGCCGGTGGCCGACGTCGTCGAGGCCGTCCGTCGCGAGCCGGCGCGGCTCGATGCGGGCTGGGCGCCGTTCTGGCACTACCAGGGCCTGGGCATGTACGGCCGCCAGGTCGCCGACCTCCTCGACCACTTCCCGCGCGAGCAGGTGCTGCTGCTGCGCTACAAGCAGCTGGTGGACGAGCCGTTGGCCACGCTCGACCGGGTCTGCACCTTCCTGGGCGTGACCTCGGCGCCGGTCGACGAGGTGCCGCAGGACAACTCGCGGAGGTTCGTGCAGCAGGGGCCGCGGACCAAGGCGCTGAGCAGCGTGATCCGGACCGGTGCGACGGTCGCGCAGTTCTTCCCGCCCGAGGTGTGGCGGAAGGTCAGCAAGCCGCTGGTCGACCAGCTCCAACGAGGCGGGGACCCGAGCCGGCCTCGGCTCACGCCCGAGCAGCGGGAGACTCTCCTGGAGCCGCACCTGCCCGACATCGAGCTCCTCGAGCGGGTCTCGGGGGAGTCGTTCGCGGACTGGAAGGGCTACCGCGACGGCGGCACGTTCGGCAGCCGCCGGGCCAAGGAGGGGGCCGGCGCGTAG
- a CDS encoding NADH:flavin oxidoreductase/NADH oxidase: MSYLFEPLTLRGTTIRNRVWVSPMCQYSSRDGRPSDWHLVHLGAFAQGGAGLVMSEATAVSPEGRISPQDAGIWNDEQAADYRRINDFVRGQGATTGIQLAHAGRKASTRAPWLGRGYVPVEEGGWQTVGASPIGYSDWPAPRELTAEELSEHPRLWAEAARRALDAGYEVAEIHAAHGYLLHQFLSPLTNRRTDAYGGDLAGRSRLLLEVVDAVREVWPDDQPLFVRLSATDWVSGGLDVADTAEVATLLAGRGVDLVDVSSGGNSPDQQITVEPGYQVPFAARIRQTSGLPVGAVGLITEPQQAEKILADGEADAVFLARELLRDPHWAQRAAETLGADTYWPDQYLRARP; the protein is encoded by the coding sequence GTGAGCTACCTCTTCGAGCCCCTGACCCTGCGCGGCACCACGATCCGCAACCGCGTCTGGGTCTCCCCGATGTGTCAGTACTCCTCCCGCGACGGCCGCCCGAGCGACTGGCACCTGGTCCACCTCGGCGCCTTCGCGCAGGGCGGGGCCGGTCTGGTCATGAGCGAGGCGACCGCGGTGTCACCCGAGGGCCGGATCTCGCCGCAGGACGCCGGCATCTGGAACGACGAGCAGGCCGCCGACTACCGGCGGATCAACGACTTCGTGCGGGGCCAGGGCGCCACCACCGGCATCCAGCTCGCCCACGCCGGCCGCAAGGCGTCGACGCGAGCACCGTGGCTGGGCCGGGGCTACGTCCCCGTCGAGGAGGGCGGCTGGCAGACCGTCGGCGCCTCCCCGATCGGGTACTCCGACTGGCCGGCACCCCGCGAGCTCACCGCCGAGGAGCTCTCCGAGCACCCGCGGCTGTGGGCCGAGGCCGCACGGCGGGCGCTGGACGCCGGCTACGAGGTGGCCGAGATCCACGCCGCCCACGGCTATCTGCTCCACCAGTTCCTCTCGCCGCTGACCAACCGTCGGACCGACGCGTACGGCGGCGACCTCGCCGGCCGCAGTCGCCTGCTGCTCGAGGTGGTCGACGCCGTCCGTGAGGTCTGGCCGGACGACCAGCCGCTCTTCGTCCGGCTCAGCGCCACCGACTGGGTCTCCGGCGGGCTCGACGTGGCCGACACGGCCGAGGTCGCGACGCTGCTCGCGGGTCGTGGCGTCGACCTGGTCGACGTCTCCAGCGGCGGCAACTCGCCCGACCAGCAGATCACCGTCGAGCCGGGCTACCAGGTGCCCTTCGCCGCCCGGATCCGGCAGACGTCGGGGCTCCCGGTCGGCGCGGTCGGCCTGATCACCGAGCCGCAGCAGGCCGAGAAGATCCTCGCCGACGGCGAGGCCGACGCGGTGTTCCTGGCCCGCGAGCTGCTGCGCGACCCGCACTGGGCGCAGCGTGCGGCCGAGACCCTCGGCGCCGACACCTACTGGCCCGACCAGTACCTTCGCGCCCGCCCCTGA
- a CDS encoding pyridoxamine 5'-phosphate oxidase family protein: MLETPDDLARLQTLLDASHARSTEHLRGIINDDRTLTAAQVAALLTGMKVISVATVTAHGEPRISAMDGHFLHGTWTFSTSRTAAKARHLAARPAVSVAHVDGEALAVFSHGRAVEIEGDDLARVDDHWSAHYGSSPLSWGDVVMYRLEPTWMVGYAWKRADLLAERGVDA; the protein is encoded by the coding sequence ATGCTCGAGACACCCGACGACCTCGCCCGGCTGCAGACCCTGCTCGACGCCTCCCATGCCCGCTCCACCGAGCACCTGCGCGGGATCATCAACGACGACCGCACCCTCACGGCGGCCCAGGTCGCAGCGCTGCTGACCGGCATGAAGGTGATCTCCGTGGCCACCGTCACCGCCCACGGCGAGCCGCGGATCAGCGCCATGGACGGCCACTTCCTGCACGGCACCTGGACCTTCTCCACCAGCCGTACGGCGGCCAAGGCGCGGCACCTCGCGGCGCGGCCCGCCGTGTCGGTCGCCCACGTCGACGGCGAGGCGCTGGCCGTGTTCAGCCACGGGCGCGCGGTCGAGATCGAGGGTGACGACCTGGCTCGGGTCGACGACCACTGGTCCGCCCACTACGGCTCCTCGCCCCTCTCGTGGGGCGACGTCGTGATGTACCGCCTCGAACCGACCTGGATGGTCGGCTACGCGTGGAAGCGCGCGGACCTGCTGGCCGAGCGGGGAGTCGACGCCTGA
- a CDS encoding PhzF family phenazine biosynthesis protein: MRPFRQVDVFSAEGYLGNPLAVVHDAEGLSVEEMRRFANWTNLSETAFLLPPSDPAVADYRVRIFTPAEELSFAGHPTIGTAHAWLEAGGVPRHDGEVVQECPAGLVRVRRGERLAFAAPPVVREGPVTGGERAELVRALALADDDIVDARWIDNGPGWVGVLLRDAAAVLAVRPDWGHFGDLEVGVVGAYPEGSECAVEVRAFCPSIGVVEDPVTGSLNASIGQWLAGDRLPTSYVASQGTLLGRRGRVYVERDGDTVWVGGDATTAIKGTVDLGV; this comes from the coding sequence ATGCGCCCCTTCCGCCAGGTCGACGTGTTCTCCGCCGAGGGCTACCTCGGCAACCCTCTGGCCGTGGTCCACGACGCCGAGGGTCTCTCCGTGGAGGAGATGCGCCGCTTCGCCAACTGGACCAACCTGTCCGAGACCGCGTTCCTGCTGCCGCCGAGCGACCCGGCCGTCGCCGACTACCGGGTCCGGATCTTCACGCCGGCCGAGGAGCTGTCGTTCGCCGGGCATCCGACCATCGGCACTGCGCACGCGTGGCTGGAGGCCGGGGGAGTGCCGCGTCACGACGGAGAGGTCGTCCAGGAGTGTCCCGCCGGCCTGGTGCGCGTACGCCGCGGCGAGCGGCTGGCGTTCGCGGCGCCTCCGGTCGTGCGGGAGGGGCCGGTGACGGGCGGGGAGCGGGCCGAGCTGGTCCGGGCGCTGGCCCTGGCCGACGACGACATCGTCGACGCGCGCTGGATCGACAACGGGCCCGGCTGGGTCGGGGTGCTGCTGCGCGACGCGGCGGCGGTGCTCGCCGTCCGACCCGACTGGGGGCACTTCGGCGACCTCGAGGTGGGTGTCGTCGGCGCCTACCCGGAGGGCTCGGAGTGCGCGGTCGAGGTGCGCGCCTTCTGTCCGAGCATCGGCGTGGTCGAGGACCCGGTCACCGGCTCGCTCAACGCCAGCATCGGCCAGTGGCTGGCCGGGGACCGCCTCCCCACGTCGTACGTCGCCTCGCAGGGCACGCTGCTCGGCCGGCGCGGCCGGGTGTACGTCGAGAGGGACGGCGACACTGTCTGGGTCGGCGGCGACGCGACAACCGCGATCAAGGGGACCGTCGACCTCGGCGTCTAG
- a CDS encoding leucyl aminopeptidase, whose protein sequence is MTSYHLRGASPAKTRADAVVVGVVKTPKGVVVADGGEDVAAAFGRSLRPLLSTLGFSGKPGDVARIPTGGKLASPLLVLVGMGPATDDRAATLLAVRRAAGVAARSTANAASVALALPAGDAALIRNVTEGYLLGGYTFGRYLSTTPDAQAGTVTVLCPIARRQEAVAAFEEAQVVASAVAVTRDWVNTPAADLTPSLLAGEIVKAAKGTKVKVTVHDEAELAELGCGGLLGVGGGSSAPPRLVELSYSPGKPVAHIALVGKGITFDSGGLTIKPGNGMETMKCDMAGAAAVTQATLAIAALGLPVKVSAFACLAENMVSGSAMRPGDVLTIYGGRTVEVLNTDAEGRLVLADGLQRAVEQEPDVIIDVATLTGHMVMALGTKVGAAFGDDAVVASLIEAGQESGEKHWPMPIPADIVERVHGSKIADLAQHDWTRWGGGLLAAGFLREFTDGVPWAHLDIAGPGFNSGSAAGHLTGGGTGFGLTTLVDYARGLASPATTDGPVTASGSDASSAA, encoded by the coding sequence GTGACCTCCTACCACCTCCGTGGCGCGAGCCCGGCCAAGACCCGGGCTGACGCCGTCGTCGTCGGCGTGGTGAAGACACCGAAGGGCGTGGTCGTCGCCGACGGCGGCGAGGACGTCGCCGCCGCGTTCGGCCGATCCCTCCGCCCGCTCCTGAGCACCCTCGGCTTCTCGGGCAAGCCGGGCGACGTGGCCCGGATCCCGACGGGCGGCAAGCTCGCCAGCCCGTTGCTGGTGCTGGTCGGGATGGGCCCGGCGACCGACGACCGCGCGGCCACGCTGCTCGCCGTACGACGTGCGGCCGGGGTCGCGGCCCGGTCCACCGCGAACGCCGCGTCGGTGGCCCTGGCCCTGCCGGCCGGCGACGCCGCGCTGATCCGCAACGTCACCGAGGGCTACCTGCTCGGCGGCTACACGTTCGGGCGCTACCTCTCCACGACCCCGGACGCGCAGGCCGGGACCGTGACCGTGCTCTGCCCGATCGCCCGGCGCCAGGAGGCCGTTGCGGCGTTCGAGGAGGCGCAGGTGGTCGCGTCGGCTGTCGCGGTCACCCGCGACTGGGTGAACACGCCGGCTGCCGACCTGACGCCGTCGCTGCTCGCGGGCGAGATCGTGAAGGCGGCGAAGGGCACCAAGGTCAAGGTGACGGTGCACGACGAGGCCGAGCTCGCCGAGCTCGGCTGCGGCGGCCTGCTCGGCGTCGGGGGCGGCTCGAGCGCACCGCCGCGCCTGGTGGAGCTGAGCTACTCCCCCGGCAAGCCGGTCGCCCACATCGCGCTGGTCGGCAAGGGGATCACCTTCGACTCCGGCGGGCTGACCATCAAGCCCGGCAACGGCATGGAGACCATGAAGTGCGACATGGCCGGTGCTGCCGCGGTCACCCAGGCCACGCTCGCGATCGCCGCGCTCGGGCTGCCGGTGAAGGTCTCCGCGTTCGCCTGCCTGGCCGAGAACATGGTCTCCGGCAGTGCGATGCGACCCGGCGACGTGCTGACGATCTACGGCGGGCGCACCGTCGAGGTGCTCAACACCGACGCCGAGGGCCGGCTCGTGCTCGCCGACGGTCTCCAGCGCGCGGTCGAGCAGGAGCCCGACGTGATCATCGACGTGGCCACCCTGACCGGGCACATGGTGATGGCTCTCGGCACCAAGGTGGGTGCCGCCTTCGGCGACGACGCCGTCGTCGCCTCCTTGATCGAGGCCGGTCAGGAGTCCGGCGAGAAGCACTGGCCGATGCCGATCCCGGCCGACATCGTCGAACGGGTGCACGGCAGCAAGATCGCGGACCTCGCCCAGCACGACTGGACCCGGTGGGGCGGCGGCCTGCTCGCGGCGGGCTTCCTGCGCGAGTTCACCGACGGCGTCCCGTGGGCGCACCTCGACATCGCCGGCCCGGGCTTCAACTCCGGGTCCGCCGCCGGCCACCTGACCGGAGGCGGCACCGGCTTCGGGCTGACCACCCTCGTGGACTACGCCCGGGGGCTGGCCTCGCCTGCGACGACCGACGGCCCGGTCACTGCGAGCGGTTCTGACGCTTCTTCTGCAGCGTGA
- a CDS encoding DUF1684 domain-containing protein, translated as MTDLLTWSQHVASWRREVHALYDAVRAEPDPASAHETWVEARTELFDTHPASARQPGQSLRHAPYDPAYRFVLEMQPAEPEEWRPTTGSDGEVPFRRAGRFEIPLVGGLDVWWLGSYGNGVFVPLRDATAGTTTYGAGRYVLDTVKGADLGREGELWVIDLNFSYNPSCAYDPDWACPLAPLGNRVGVEVPVGELTPASTT; from the coding sequence ATGACGGACCTCCTGACCTGGTCGCAGCACGTCGCGTCGTGGCGTCGCGAGGTGCACGCGTTGTACGACGCGGTGCGGGCCGAGCCGGACCCCGCCAGCGCCCACGAGACGTGGGTCGAGGCCCGGACCGAGCTGTTCGACACCCATCCGGCGTCGGCGCGGCAGCCCGGTCAGTCGCTGCGCCACGCGCCGTACGACCCTGCCTACCGGTTCGTGCTGGAGATGCAGCCGGCCGAACCCGAGGAGTGGCGGCCGACCACCGGCAGCGACGGGGAGGTGCCGTTCCGGCGCGCCGGCCGCTTCGAGATCCCGCTGGTCGGCGGGCTCGACGTCTGGTGGCTGGGCTCCTACGGGAACGGGGTCTTCGTGCCGCTGCGCGACGCCACCGCCGGTACGACGACGTACGGTGCCGGGCGCTACGTGCTCGACACGGTCAAGGGCGCCGACCTCGGCCGCGAGGGGGAGCTCTGGGTGATCGACCTCAACTTCTCCTACAACCCGTCCTGCGCCTACGACCCCGACTGGGCCTGCCCGCTCGCCCCGCTGGGCAACCGGGTCGGCGTGGAGGTGCCGGTCGGCGAGCTGACGCCGGCGTCCACGACGTAG